The genomic segment CGAATTCCGGTTTCTCGTCAGCAGCGACGCGTTGTTCGCGGACGTGCAGAACAATCGGCGGGTCGCATCCGCCGCCGTCAGCAGTGCAGGCGACGTGTATCTCGCCGACGGCGGGGACCGCGCCGACGCGGATTTGTTCCGCAAGGCCGCGGCGAACCCAAGCAGCCATGGCTTCATTCGTCTGGGCGAATGGGGCCGCGCGTTTTACGTGACCTATCCGTCCAAGGCGTTCAACTATCAATTCGTCAGCATCGTAGACTTGTCCGCGCTCTTTCGGCAGAAGGCCGGCATCCTGCTCATCGTATTCCTGGTGGTGTGGGCGGCCATGGGCAGCATCCTCCTGCTCGCCGCGTACAATCTGCGCGAAGCCGCTGGCTTCCTGCGGCGGATCATCCATTCTATCGAACGGGTCAAATCCGCCAACTTCACGCCCGTCAGCCCCGCGCGCTACCGGAAAAACGAGTACGGCATGATCGCTGCGGAGCTCGACGATATGACACTGCAGCTCAACAAGCATATTCAGACGGAATACCTGCTCAAGCTGAAGCAGCAGCAAACGGAAATGAAGGCGCTTCAAAATCAGATTAATCCGCATTTTTTGTACAATACGCTGGAAATTATCCGCTCCTCCGCGCTGTCGGGCCGTTCGGACGATACGGCAGAAGCGATCGCGACGCTGGGCGCGCTGTACCGCGAGATCGTCAAAAACGAAAATATCATACCGCTGGGCGGCGAGCTGGCCTTGCTGCAAAAATATTTGAAGATCATGGAATTCAAATATCCCGACCGTTTTTTCTACCAGCTTAACGTGGACGAATCGCTGCTGTCCCTGCCCACCGTGAAGTTTTGGATGCAGCCGCTCGCGGAGAACTTTTTCGTCCACGGCTTCGATCCGGACCACGAGTTCAACCTGCTCGTCCTGAACGGCAACGAACGCGCGGACGCGTACGTGCTGGAGATGGTGGACAACGGCGCCTCGATCTCCAAGGAACGACTGGCCGAGATCCGCCGGCATCTGTCCCTGAACGAGGATTCGGCCACGGAGAGCATCGGCCTGCGAAACGTGTATACGCGGCTTCACTTTTTCCACGGCAAAGGCTTTGCGATGCAAATCGATAATAACGAGGAAGCCGGCGTCAAGATCACCTTGACCTTTGCGAAGGAGGCGTAAACCATGTATAAGCTTCTGCTCGTGGACGACGAGCCGCAGATTCTGGAGGGCGTCAAGCGAACGCTGGATTGGGAGAAGCTCGGCTTCGCGAGGATCGAGACCAGCGAGACGTACGAGGGCGCGATCGCCAAAGCCGTCGACTTCGGGCCGGACCTGGCCATCTTCGACGTCTGCATCGGCAAGGAGCGCGGATATAACGCCATCCGCAAGCTGAAAGAAATACGGCTTCCGGCTACCTATATTATGATGAGCGGCTACGAGGAATTCGAATACGCCATGCAGGCGATTCATTGCGGGGCCAAGGACTATCTGCTCAAGCCGATCGAGCGGGCCAAGCTGCAAGCGCTGGTACAGCGGATTATCGTCGAAGATCTGAACGGTACGCTGGCGGGGGCGGAACCGGACGAACGCGACGAGGACCCCATACTCGGCGTGCGATACGACAGCCTGTCCAAGCTGACGAACCGCATTCTGCAGATGGTCAAGGCGGAATACGGCCAAAATCTCAACCTCAAAACGGTGGCCGAACGCTTTCGCATGAACGGAACCTATCTCGGACAACTCTTTTTGAAAGAGACGCAGATGAAATTTTCGGAGTACCTCATGGCTTACCGGATGTTCCGGGCGCGCGAACGCATCCAGACGACGGACGAGAAAATAGCGACGATCGCCCAGTCCGTCGGCTACGCCAACCTGAACTACTTTTATACGCATTTTAGCGCGTACTTTCACAAATCGCCTTCGGACCTGCGGAGAAAGGATTAGTGCGGCTATGCGACATCGGCGAATCGGGGGACCGTTCTTCAAGACGGCCATGCTGGCCGCGCTGCTGGCGCTGCCGCTGTCGGGCTGCATGACCCGATCGGCCGGGGGCGATCAGCCGACGCGCGACAGCCGTGCCGTGAATTTGATCTACTATACGATCGGCAATCCCGATCCCGACCTGAAGCGGGTCAACGAGAAGATCAATGAAGTGACGTCCAAAAAAATCGGGGTCACGATTACTTATATCAAAGTAGGCTGGCAGGAATACAATGACCGGCTCCATACGCTGATCTCGACGGGCTCGCCGTTCGATATCGCGTTCGCCACCGATTATGCGGGCTTCGTGCAGCGGGGCGCCTGGCTCAAGCTGGATGAAGCGCTGGCCGGGCCCGGCCGGGAAATGTACGAAGCGATCGACCCCGTGCTGTGGGAGGGCGTCCGCATGGAGGACGGCGGGATCTACGGCGTGCCGACGAACAAGGAGCTCGCGGTCCGGATGCAGTGGATGTACCCGGAGTCGCTCGTGCGAAAGTACGGCATCGATATCGCCAAGTACGGTACGCTCGAGTCGCTGGCGCCGCTGCTCGAGATGATTAGCGACAAGGAGCCCGACTATCAGCCGATGGAGCTGGATAAGGATTCGCAAAATTTTTTCGCGCTGGACGGCTACGAGTACGTGACCGACAAGCCGCTGCCGCTCATGGTCCGATCGCTCGATCCGAAGGCGCCGGTGGTAGGCATATTCGAGACGGAGGAAGCCAGGCGCGTGCTGGACACGCTCCGTGCCTATTATCTCAAAGGCTACATTAACGAGGATGCGGCCTTGCGGGAGGGGCAGAACCTGAAGCGGGGAGAACGGGTATTCTGGAAGCCCGCGGGGGGGGCGGTCCGCTGGCTGAGAACAGCTGGAGCAAGGATCGCGGCTACGAGGTTGTCGCCCATCCCGTGTCGCCGCCCCTGATCACGACCGAATCTGTACGCGGCGGGATCATGGCGATCAACGCCAACGCCGCGCATCCAGCGGAGAGCGTCAAGTTCCTGAATCTGCTCAACACGGACCCCGAGCTGCGCAATCTGTTCAATTACGGCATCGAGGGCGTGCACTACACGCTGGACGCCAACGGGCAGGTGCTGCCGAAATCATCGGGGGATGGCGGCGAGCAGGGCGGGACGGTCGGCTACGAGGGGGTGCAGTACACCCAGGGCAACTGGTTTATCCTCAAGACGCTTGGCGGGGAGTATCCGGATCCCTTGGACAAATGGGACCAATTCCGGGCGGCCAACGCCGGCTACGTCAAATCCAGGCTTTTCGGCTTCACGCCGGATCTGGCCGGCATGTCCGTCCAGCTCGACAATATCAGAACGGTGTGGGAAAAGTACTACCCGGGCCTGATGACCGGCAGCGTGGACGTGGATGCCGTGCTGCCCAAGTTCAACGCGGAGCTGAGACAGGCAGGGCTGGACGCGGTGCGGGCGGAAGTGCAAAGGCAGCTGGATGCCTGGCGCGCACGACATTCGTAGCTTAACGACAAGGACCTATTCGTATGCCCGAATCGACCCGATCTCCGCGAGCAGCGGCCACAGCCGCTCCTCCCAAATCGCGCGCGGACTGTAGCGCTGCCTGGCGGCAGCCTTGGCGCGCAGCACGGGGTTGTCGGCGAGATGTCCGGCGATTCTCCGCGCATGCTCGAACAGGTACGCTTCCTCGGAAGGATTATAGGCTTCCGCCGTGTCGAAGCCGAAGTTGCGCGCGTCCCAACGCATCATATACGCGCCAAGCTGCCCTCCCAGCTCTGCGAGCGCAGGAACCGCTTCGTTCAGCACGAGCAGATTGCCGCGGCTGGCCGCTTCGAGCACGACAAGGCCGAACGATTCGGAGTAGGATGGACAGACGAATAGATTGGCAAGTCCGAACAAATCCATGACGCTGCGATGGGGATAGCCGTCGGGCCAGCCGAGATCCGACGTGAACGCCACTTCGGCACCTGCTGCCGGCGTCGTCTTGCCTGCAGGCGGACCGGATGTCATCCCGGAGGCGGACGCGTCGTTCTCTGGGGAGCAGTCGCTGTCGCCTGCCTCGCCGTCCGCCCCACGCTCCGTGCGCGACTCCTCGCGAAGAGCTGCGAAGACACGGTCCGCCGCCAAGCGAATTGTCTGCTTGTAGGCGGATGGTTCGGCGTCCATCGCCGGAAAGTCGCAGCAGACGAGCTTGACGCGCAGACCCGAGATCGCAGATAGCGCGCCGGCGAGCGCGGCCGCCTTGTCGAAGCGCTTGGCCGGCGTCAGCCTGCCCGGACAGACCATCAGCACGTCGGGGCTCAGCAGATCGGTGGCGGCGGCGAGCCGTTTCGTATCCGGCGATGCGTAGGCGAGCGGATCGAGCCCGTTGGGCATGACCCTGCAGTCCGATTCGGAGACGCCGTACTGACGGGCGAGCGCGGGGATGCCGGATGCCGTCGGATAGAGATGGAGGGTACGCGGCATCGGCTTGTAACGTGCGGAGAATGGCCAAGTCGCGCGGAGCGGCCGGGGAGCGGGAGCGGAGTGGACCATCGACAGAAACCGGACGTCCGGCAGCGCCAGCTGGGCTTTGCGAATGGCCACGTTGTGTACGAGATGCCATCCTTGATACAGGATGTCGTGCATGATGCAGACGTCCGCGCCTTCCAGCTTGCGGACGAAGTCGGCGGCGATCGTCTCCGTCTCGGCATCGAAGCGATCGTGCGTACGCCCGGTCGCCTGCGTATAATCCCGCCAGTGAATGACCGCGCCGTCATGCCGGTTCACGACCGGAACCCAGGCAAGTCGCTCGTCCAGATAGGCGCCGTACCGCTCGGAGCGGGGACAATCTTCGGAGACGAGCAGCCGCACGTCGATGCCCGCGTCCAGCAGCATACGAAGCTGAAGCTCCGCGACCTGGACGAGCGAGTAGGTCGGGGACAGGCCGTTGAACATCGTGAGCACGGCAACCTTCATCTTTCCGCCCTCCCCTTCTTCCGTATGTTTTTTCTTCTCTTATGTCAGCGACTCGCCGCGTATGCATACGGACAGGCGGAGCCGTCGTACAGATGGGAAGAGCGAAGGAGTGGAGGGATGAGATGGCTTGCGGCAATCTGGGAATCGCGAACGACTTTAACTTGTTTATTTTCGGCGATCACACGCAATCCAACGTCGACGCGGAGGGAAGAGTCGCCGTCGGCGGCAATGCGACGTACGTCAACTACGGCGTCGGCGATACGTTGCCGGTATCGACGACGAGGCCCGACCTGATCATACAGGGCAACGTAAATATTACGAACGGCACGAACTTTGCGGGGAACACGGTCATCTATCCTGACAGCACGGTATTGACGTATACGATGACCAACAACAACGGCGTGCCGGACCAGCCGCTGCGCGGGACGCCGATCGACTTCGCGTCGGCGGAGCGGGCGCTGACCGAGCTGTCGCTGAATCTGTCGGCGCTGACGCCGAACGGCACGGCGAGCAACAACTTCGGACAGATCGTCCTCGCGGGTACGGACCGGGCGCTGAACGTCTTCACGTTCGGCGGCAACAACGTAGACGGCAACGGCCTGCGCCTCGACACGGCGAACGGCATCAATCTGGCGATTCCGGCGGGAGCCACGGCCGTAATCAACGTCGGGGACAACGATGTGGGATTCGGCAGCTACCAGATTTTTATCAACGGCGTGGCTGCCAATCGGGGCAACGTCTGTCCCATCCTCTGGAATTTTTTTCAGGCATCTGTCGCCTTCAATCAAAATATCGCGATCGCGGGCTCCGTGCTGGCGCCGAACGCGAACTGGCAGGCGAGGGGGTTCGGCAACATCGACGGCACCATGGTGGCGGCCTCGCTTGCCAATGTCGGCGGCTCGATCGAAGCGCACAACGTTCCGTTCTGCGGCTGCCTGCCGGTCCTGCCGTCTGCGACGACGACCACCACGACGACAACGACAACGACGACCACCGCATCGACCGAGTCGCCTACCACAACGACGACCGCATCCACGACGGGGCTGCCGACGACAACCACGACGACGGCGGCTCCGCCGACTACGACGACCACGACCACGACCACGCCGGTTCCGCCGACCACGACGACATCCGTGCCGCCGACCACGACGACGATCGTGCCGCCGACGACGGCGAGCACCTCGACGAGTGCGGGCGGAGGCTCCGCGATCGCGCCGCCGGCGACGGGACCGATCCTCAAGGCCGTCAAGACGGCAAATGTCCAAACCGCGTCGCTGGGCGATATCATTCGCTTCACGCTTGCCGTGAGCAATGTGGGAACGGCGCCGGGCGAGGCGGTGCTGAACGACGATCTGCCGCAAGGATTGCTGTTCATCCCGGCCAGCGTCGTCATCAACGGCGTACCCGCAAGGGCGCAGGATCTGACGGAGTCGACGCTGCTCGGCGTTATTTTGCCCGGAGAGACGGTCATCGTCGAATTCGAAGCCATCGTGGCCACCTATCCGGCAAGCGGAAATATCGTGAACAGGGGCTCCGTCATCGCTTTGACGCCGGGAACCGCACCGCCGCGTTGCAGCCTGGGCGAGGCGGCGATCGACGCGCCGTCCGGGGTGCCGCCGATTCCGAATCAGATGCTCCCGGTCGTCCTCGTATTCAAGCCGGGGATTACGCCGCTGCCCGGTCAAGCGGGAATCGCGGGTCCGTTCGTAATGCCGAACGGGACGGTCGAATTCGCCGAGTCCGTGACCGCGCCGGGCATTACGCTGGCCCCCATTCGCGGCGTCACACTGGGAGACCCGCTGGGCGTGGCGTCGCCCATCGAGCAGGCGGCGCCGATCCCGGTCGCCTTGCCCGCCCTGAAGCCCGGTTCGAGCCTGATCGTGTTCCAGCGCGCGTTCAACAATGCCTTTTTCGTCGGTCAACGTATCACCTACAGCATCTTCGTAATCAACGACGGGAGTTTGCCGGTCGTCTCGGCCATATTGCGGGATACGCTGCCGCCCGAATCGCAATTTATCGACGGGACGGTACGCGTGAACGACCGGCTTATGATCCAGGAGGATCCGGGCAGGGGCATCCAGATCGGTCCGCTGTCGCCCGCCCAAGGCGCGGTCGTGCGCTACGACCTGCTGATTACGGGCAAACCGGGCAGCGCGTCGGTCGTTAATTCAAGCCAAGTGTCCGCGACCTTCCTTCGGGCGGACAACGGGATCGAATCAGGCCGGTTCGCTTCGCAGCCGATCTCCAATCCGTTGCTGCCGATCAGCCTGGAACCGTTCTTCAGCTTCGTGAAGCAGGCGTCCAAGGCCAACGTTACGGTCTGGGAAACTTATCGTTACGATTTTGTCATTCGCAATACGTCGAGGACCCTGGTCGCGGAGAACGTCACGTTGTTCGATACGTTGGCTTCGCCGCTCCAGTTCGTCTCGGGCAGCCTCAGGCTGGACGGCATCGCCCAGCTCGATCCGCAGGTAGGCTTCGACCTCGGCGGGCTGGCGCCCGGCGCGACGCGTCGCGTCTCGTTCGAAGTGCGCGTCATGTTCCACCCGAACGACAACAAAATCGTGAACCAGGCGGGTATGTTCTTCGAGTTCCGCTTCGAGGGAGTCTGCTATCGCGGGGGCATTCTGTCCAACGAATCCATCGTTTTCGTAGCGGAGGATGAGGAGGAGTAGGTGTAGGAGTAGGGAATACGATGTGAACGAATCAAAACCGCATGCAAAAGCCCGCCGGCAGCCGCCGACGGGCTTCAAATCGTTTAACCCTTCACCGCCCCGGCGACGACGCCCTTGACGATGTACTTTTGCAGGAACATGAACACGACGATCGACGGCAGGACGGCCATCACCATGGCGGTCATCGCGTACTGCCAGTCCGACGTGTACTGGCCGACGAACGTGTAGGCCGCGAGCGTCAGCGTCTTGGTCGTCGGCGAGCCGTTGACCATGAGGAGCGGGAGCAGGAAGTCGTTCCAGATCCACATGACGTCGATGATGACGATCGTCGCCGTGACGGACTTGAGCAGCGGGAAGATGATCCGGAAGAACAGCCCGAAGCCGGAAGCCCCGTCGATCATCGCGCTCTCGTCGAGCTCCTTCGGTATGCCTTTGACGAACCCGTGGTAGATGAAGACGGCCAGCGGAGCGCCGAAGCCCCAGTACAGCAGGCCGAGCCCCCAGGTGCTGTCGGACAGATGCAGGAACCGCGCGGTCTTGAGCACGGTGAGCATGATCGACTGGAACGGGATAAGCATCGGCATGATGCAGATGAAGTAGACGATGCCGCTCAGTCTCGACTTTGTGCGCGCCAGCTTGTAGGCGGCGATCGAAGAGACGAGGACGATGCCCGCAAGCCCCAGCACGGTGATGATCGTGTTGTTCAGGAACAAGCGCGGGTAGTTGATGAAGTTCCACACGTAAGTGTAGTTGTCGAACGTCCAGTGCTTCGGCAGCGCGATGACGTCGGACATGACCTCCTGGAAGCTCTTGAACGAGTTGAAGATCGCCAGGAAGAGCGGGTACAGGAACACGAGGGAAAGCAGCACCATGACGACCTCGCCGACCCAGCGTGCGGCTTTGTTCGTAGAGGACATTAGGCTTCAACCTCCCTGCGCTTGAAGATGGTGAGCTGGATGACGGTGATGATCAGGACGGCGACGAACAGAATGAGCGCCTTGGCGGTGCCGTAGCCGTACAGATTGTTCGTAAAGGTATCGCGGTAGATGTCGTAGGCGACGCTGTACGTCGTGCCGCCCGGTCCGCCCCCGGTAAGGGAAAGGATGACGTCGAACACCTTGATCGAGTTGGTCAGCGCCATGAAGACGGCGATCGTGATCGACGGCGCGAGCAGCGGCAGCGTGACGCTGAAGAAGCGGCGGACGGGTCCGGCGCCGTCCACGACGGCGGCTTCCTTCAGATCGCCCGGCACGGACTGCAAGCCGGCGATGTAGATGACTAAATAAAAGCCGATCGACTGCCAGATCGAGACGAACAGGACGGAGATGAAGGCGAGTCCCGGCTCCCCGAGCCAGCTCATTTTGAAAATATGCCAGCCCGTGCTGTTGCCGAGCGACTCGAAGCCTTGCATGAAGATGAACTTCCAGATGAAGCCGACGATGACGAGGCTGAGAATGTACGGGATGAAAAAGGCTGCCCGCAGCCAGGTCTTCGACTTGAGCTTCGCATCGAGGACGAGCGCCAGCAGGATGGCCAGCACGTTGATGAGCACGATATAGAGCACGGCGTATTTGACCGTGAACCAGGCCGCGTTCGTAAAGTTGGCGTCGCCGGTGAAGATCTGCTTGAAGTTGTCCAATCCGATGAACTTCGGATGCTTGGAAATGCCGTTCCACTTGGTCAGCGAGTAGCGGACGGTCATGACGAACGGAATGTAAAAGGCGACGGCCACGCAGATCAGAACGGGCAGCGTGAAGAGGCCGAATTCCATCTTGGAGCGCCATTTGCGGTAAAACGAGGCCATAGCGGCACCTCTTTTCTCTTGTGGTGTGACGGGTTTAGGCTATAATGCATTATAAAACGGCGCCGAATACGTCCTAAATGGATTTAAGTAATCACTTAAGGGTAATAAGGTGAACTGGAATTGGAGGCATGTATGCAGATCTTCGCGCAATGGCTGCGGCGGACGGGGCGCCGGCTGCGAGAGGCCCCTTCCCGCAGGCTGGTGAACAAGCTGATCCTGCTGTTCACCTCCATCATCATTCTGATCGTCTCGAGTCTCACGTTCATCGCGTACAAGATCATCGAGCGGGAATCCGTGGCGAACAGCATCGCGAGCAACCGGAGCAATCTGAAGCTGGTGAACCAGAACTACGCCAAGTACATGAGCGAGCTTGAGCAGCTGTCGCTGCCTCAGATCGACTACGATCCGCTCATGCGCGCCATCGAGCGCGAGGGCGAGGACTACGCCTCTCGGCTGTACCTGGAGGACTACTTGCGTTCGCTGTTCTACGCGAGGTCCGATCTGCAGAGCATCTACCTGTACCTGGTGGACGAACGCAAGTATCTGTACGTCACTCGCGAGCGATATAACGTGACAGTGCGCGCCGCGCTGGACGACGGCATCCCCAAGCAGGCGTGGTACAAGCGGGCGATGGCGGATCCGCACAAC from the Cohnella hashimotonis genome contains:
- a CDS encoding sensor histidine kinase, yielding MFSFFQIQIYRGKFIAFAVFAFLMGLGLSALATYVLLEQWLENAKSQSEDSFYRVESALQNDSERIDAYLQRVYSNSGLVADVRYFLGNSAEGYLTVRLQNSRYDQTLVSFPEDMKAFLGNGGQNRIVQVSLHTGEQGNVVRFGSSGGTSFKFNVPNTDDLFRETIQRGFVIRKQLLDPNQISRQLGEFRFLVSSDALFADVQNNRRVASAAVSSAGDVYLADGGDRADADLFRKAAANPSSHGFIRLGEWGRAFYVTYPSKAFNYQFVSIVDLSALFRQKAGILLIVFLVVWAAMGSILLLAAYNLREAAGFLRRIIHSIERVKSANFTPVSPARYRKNEYGMIAAELDDMTLQLNKHIQTEYLLKLKQQQTEMKALQNQINPHFLYNTLEIIRSSALSGRSDDTAEAIATLGALYREIVKNENIIPLGGELALLQKYLKIMEFKYPDRFFYQLNVDESLLSLPTVKFWMQPLAENFFVHGFDPDHEFNLLVLNGNERADAYVLEMVDNGASISKERLAEIRRHLSLNEDSATESIGLRNVYTRLHFFHGKGFAMQIDNNEEAGVKITLTFAKEA
- a CDS encoding response regulator transcription factor, whose translation is MYKLLLVDDEPQILEGVKRTLDWEKLGFARIETSETYEGAIAKAVDFGPDLAIFDVCIGKERGYNAIRKLKEIRLPATYIMMSGYEEFEYAMQAIHCGAKDYLLKPIERAKLQALVQRIIVEDLNGTLAGAEPDERDEDPILGVRYDSLSKLTNRILQMVKAEYGQNLNLKTVAERFRMNGTYLGQLFLKETQMKFSEYLMAYRMFRARERIQTTDEKIATIAQSVGYANLNYFYTHFSAYFHKSPSDLRRKD
- a CDS encoding ABC transporter substrate-binding protein; the encoded protein is MRHRRIGGPFFKTAMLAALLALPLSGCMTRSAGGDQPTRDSRAVNLIYYTIGNPDPDLKRVNEKINEVTSKKIGVTITYIKVGWQEYNDRLHTLISTGSPFDIAFATDYAGFVQRGAWLKLDEALAGPGREMYEAIDPVLWEGVRMEDGGIYGVPTNKELAVRMQWMYPESLVRKYGIDIAKYGTLESLAPLLEMISDKEPDYQPMELDKDSQNFFALDGYEYVTDKPLPLMVRSLDPKAPVVGIFETEEARRVLDTLRAYYLKGYINEDAALREGQNLKRGERVFWKPAGGAVRWLRTAGARIAATRLSPIPCRRP
- a CDS encoding DUF3502 domain-containing protein, producing the protein MAINANAAHPAESVKFLNLLNTDPELRNLFNYGIEGVHYTLDANGQVLPKSSGDGGEQGGTVGYEGVQYTQGNWFILKTLGGEYPDPLDKWDQFRAANAGYVKSRLFGFTPDLAGMSVQLDNIRTVWEKYYPGLMTGSVDVDAVLPKFNAELRQAGLDAVRAEVQRQLDAWRARHS
- a CDS encoding glycosyltransferase; this translates as MKVAVLTMFNGLSPTYSLVQVAELQLRMLLDAGIDVRLLVSEDCPRSERYGAYLDERLAWVPVVNRHDGAVIHWRDYTQATGRTHDRFDAETETIAADFVRKLEGADVCIMHDILYQGWHLVHNVAIRKAQLALPDVRFLSMVHSAPAPRPLRATWPFSARYKPMPRTLHLYPTASGIPALARQYGVSESDCRVMPNGLDPLAYASPDTKRLAAATDLLSPDVLMVCPGRLTPAKRFDKAAALAGALSAISGLRVKLVCCDFPAMDAEPSAYKQTIRLAADRVFAALREESRTERGADGEAGDSDCSPENDASASGMTSGPPAGKTTPAAGAEVAFTSDLGWPDGYPHRSVMDLFGLANLFVCPSYSESFGLVVLEAASRGNLLVLNEAVPALAELGGQLGAYMMRWDARNFGFDTAEAYNPSEEAYLFEHARRIAGHLADNPVLRAKAAARQRYSPRAIWEERLWPLLAEIGSIRAYE
- a CDS encoding choice-of-anchor A family protein; translation: MGRAKEWRDEMACGNLGIANDFNLFIFGDHTQSNVDAEGRVAVGGNATYVNYGVGDTLPVSTTRPDLIIQGNVNITNGTNFAGNTVIYPDSTVLTYTMTNNNGVPDQPLRGTPIDFASAERALTELSLNLSALTPNGTASNNFGQIVLAGTDRALNVFTFGGNNVDGNGLRLDTANGINLAIPAGATAVINVGDNDVGFGSYQIFINGVAANRGNVCPILWNFFQASVAFNQNIAIAGSVLAPNANWQARGFGNIDGTMVAASLANVGGSIEAHNVPFCGCLPVLPSATTTTTTTTTTTTTASTESPTTTTTASTTGLPTTTTTTAAPPTTTTTTTTTPVPPTTTTSVPPTTTTIVPPTTASTSTSAGGGSAIAPPATGPILKAVKTANVQTASLGDIIRFTLAVSNVGTAPGEAVLNDDLPQGLLFIPASVVINGVPARAQDLTESTLLGVILPGETVIVEFEAIVATYPASGNIVNRGSVIALTPGTAPPRCSLGEAAIDAPSGVPPIPNQMLPVVLVFKPGITPLPGQAGIAGPFVMPNGTVEFAESVTAPGITLAPIRGVTLGDPLGVASPIEQAAPIPVALPALKPGSSLIVFQRAFNNAFFVGQRITYSIFVINDGSLPVVSAILRDTLPPESQFIDGTVRVNDRLMIQEDPGRGIQIGPLSPAQGAVVRYDLLITGKPGSASVVNSSQVSATFLRADNGIESGRFASQPISNPLLPISLEPFFSFVKQASKANVTVWETYRYDFVIRNTSRTLVAENVTLFDTLASPLQFVSGSLRLDGIAQLDPQVGFDLGGLAPGATRRVSFEVRVMFHPNDNKIVNQAGMFFEFRFEGVCYRGGILSNESIVFVAEDEEE
- a CDS encoding carbohydrate ABC transporter permease — translated: MSSTNKAARWVGEVVMVLLSLVFLYPLFLAIFNSFKSFQEVMSDVIALPKHWTFDNYTYVWNFINYPRLFLNNTIITVLGLAGIVLVSSIAAYKLARTKSRLSGIVYFICIMPMLIPFQSIMLTVLKTARFLHLSDSTWGLGLLYWGFGAPLAVFIYHGFVKGIPKELDESAMIDGASGFGLFFRIIFPLLKSVTATIVIIDVMWIWNDFLLPLLMVNGSPTTKTLTLAAYTFVGQYTSDWQYAMTAMVMAVLPSIVVFMFLQKYIVKGVVAGAVKG
- a CDS encoding carbohydrate ABC transporter permease; amino-acid sequence: MASFYRKWRSKMEFGLFTLPVLICVAVAFYIPFVMTVRYSLTKWNGISKHPKFIGLDNFKQIFTGDANFTNAAWFTVKYAVLYIVLINVLAILLALVLDAKLKSKTWLRAAFFIPYILSLVIVGFIWKFIFMQGFESLGNSTGWHIFKMSWLGEPGLAFISVLFVSIWQSIGFYLVIYIAGLQSVPGDLKEAAVVDGAGPVRRFFSVTLPLLAPSITIAVFMALTNSIKVFDVILSLTGGGPGGTTYSVAYDIYRDTFTNNLYGYGTAKALILFVAVLIITVIQLTIFKRREVEA